The proteins below are encoded in one region of Saccopteryx leptura isolate mSacLep1 chromosome 1, mSacLep1_pri_phased_curated, whole genome shotgun sequence:
- the C1H4orf3 gene encoding LOW QUALITY PROTEIN: uncharacterized protein C4orf3 homolog (The sequence of the model RefSeq protein was modified relative to this genomic sequence to represent the inferred CDS: inserted 2 bases in 1 codon), with amino-acid sequence MSHQESVLHLLICRQLSARSPWDLQKISSSPGRKRDXQGVGDQLNLSFLQLACQTHRAWRSGCERQRGNLRRLHSYWEGGGAATLGPLPTGHSGHACILPGTAPRELSPALMTGPRVYVHGAQNSFQGNLNGQLSARRRRRRKGEPFARRHASCRRTRKQRPRAAPAHWAADLGPFSGPGKAEVRELLGFRRGRGRRQCAMEGLAAAAGGGADGPRERRGPGDAAPQPNHQVRPQPAAAQLPKHSYWLDLWLFVLVDVVLFLFVYLWPW; translated from the exons ATGTCACACCAGGAGTCGGTGCTCCATCTGCTCATCTGCCGCCAGCTGTCGGCGCGCTCTCCCTGG GACCTTCAGAAGATAAGCTCGTCCCCAGGAAGAAAGCGGGA ACAGGGCGTCGGAGACCagttgaacctcagttttctgcaGCTGGCGTGTCAGACCCACCGAGCATGGAGAAGTGGCTGTGAGCGGCAGCGGGGAAACCTTAGGAGGCTGCATTCATATTGGGAAGGGGGCGG GGCGGCCACCCTCGGGCCGCTGCCAACTGGCCACAGCGGACACGCCTGCATTCTCCCGGGCACGGCCCCTCGGGAGCTCTCGCCGGCACTGATGACTGGTCCCCGTGTATACGTCCACGGGGCAC AGAACTCCTTCCAGGGAAACCTGAACGGCCAGCTGTCTGCCCGGCGGCGCAGGCGGAGAAAGGGCGAGCCGTTCGCCCGGCGCCACGCTTCCTGTCGGCGGACAAGGAAGCAGCGGCCGCGGGCGGCGCCTGCgcactgg GCGGCCGACCTCGGTCCGTTTTCCGGCCCGGGGAAGGCGGAGGTTCGCGAGCTGCTGGGCTTCCGGCGGGGGCGCGGCAGGCGGCAGTGCGCGATGGAGGGGCTCGCGGCGGCGGCAGGAGGCGGTGCGGACGGGCCCCGGGAGCGGCGAGGCCCGGGCGACGCCGCGCCGCAGCCGAACCACCAGGTGCGGCCGCAGCCCGCGGCGGCCCAGCTGCCCAAACACTCGTACTGGCTGGACCTGTGGCTGTTCGTGCTGGTGGACGTGGTGCTGTTCCTGTTCGTCTACCTGTGGCCGTGGTGA
- the FABP2 gene encoding fatty acid-binding protein, intestinal, whose amino-acid sequence MAFDGTWKIDRSENYDKFLEKMGVNMVKRKLASHDGLKLIVKQEGNRFTIKETSNFRNIEVVFELGVPFKYELADGTELSGTWKMEGNKLVGEFNRVDNGNAIHTVREIIGSELVQTFVYEGIEAKRIFKRD is encoded by the exons ATGGCCTTTGATGGGACCTGGAAGATCGACCGGAGTGAGAACTATGACAAGTTCCTGGAGAAGATGG GTGTTAACATGGTAAAAAGAAAGCTGGCCAGCCATGATGGTTTGAAACTGATAGTTAAACAAGAAGGAAATAGATTCACAATCAAAGAAACAAGCAACTTCCGAAACATTGAAGTTGTTTTCGAACTTGGTGTTCCTTTTAAGTACGAGCTGGCGGACGGAACTGAACTCAGT GGGAcctggaaaatggagggaaataAACTTGTTGGAGAATTCAACCGGGTCGACAACGGAAACGCAATACACACTGTCCGAGAAATTATCGGAAGTGAACTAGTCCAG ACGTTCGTGTACGAAGGGATTGAAGCTAAGAGGATCTTCAAGAGGGACTGA